The Juglans microcarpa x Juglans regia isolate MS1-56 chromosome 2S, Jm3101_v1.0, whole genome shotgun sequence genome has a window encoding:
- the LOC121253045 gene encoding two-component response regulator 24-like, which yields MESGLLDAYGVEVEAVGTGEAAVELIASGETFDLIVIEMFLPFMSGPETARTIREMGITSKILGIAPMYWEKDAQEFLAAGIDEFLEKPFTPELFVPFLREIDNQK from the exons ATGGAGAGCGGACTCCTGGACGCCTATGGCGTGGAAGTAGAAGCTGTGGGGACTGGGGAGGCTGCAGTGGAGCTCATTGCTTCTGGAGAAACTTTTGATCTCATTGTCATTGAGATGTTTCTGCCTTTCATGAGTGGACCTGAG ACTGCTAGGACGATTCGTGAGATGGGCATCACCAGCAAGATTTTAGGTATTGCACCAATGTATTGggaaaaagatgcacaagaatTTCTAGCAGCTGGAATTGACGAGTTCCTTGAAAAGCCATTTACACCAGAATTGTTCGTCCCATTCCTAAGGGAGATTGACAACCAGAAATGA
- the LOC121253044 gene encoding two-component response regulator 24-like, whose product MSSNINTENWMKDIGVLDHLSGVGEGSTSAATKNITALVVDDDSVNQMIHSKILENLGIQNQVVRNGKEAVDLHSSGNNFDLILMDMDMPVMNGIEATRKLRAMGVRSIIAGVSTCTRDELEQKEFMAAGLDDFQEKPLTTPKLVSILQKVNKKC is encoded by the exons atgtcGTCCAATATTAATACTGAAAACTGGATGAAAGATATTGGGGTGCTTGATCATCTAAGTGGTGTCGGAGAAGGAAGTACTTCTGCAGCAACAAAGAATATCACTGCACTTGTGGTAGACGATGACTCTGTAAACCAGATGATTCACAGCAAAATCTTGGAAAATCTAGGCATACAAAATCAGGTGGTGAGGAATGGCAAAGAGGCTGTTGATCTCCATTCTTCAGGAAACAACTTTGACCTCATTTTGATGGACATGGATATGCCTGTCATGAATGGCATCgag GCAACGAGGAAACTCCGAGCGATGGGCGTTCGTAGTATTATTGCGGGAGTATCGACATGCACAAGAGATGAGCTAGAACAAAAGGAGTTCATGGCAGCTGGGCTTGATGATTTTCAAGAGAAGCCTTTGACAACCCCCAAGCTGGTTTCAATCCTTCAAAAGGTCAacaaaaaatgttga